A part of Streptomyces sp. NBC_00557 genomic DNA contains:
- a CDS encoding M50 family metallopeptidase has translation MTTLMFILGILVFAVGLLVSIAWHELGHLSTAKLFGIRVPQYMVGFGPTVWSRKKGETEYGIKAIPLGGYIRMIGMFPPDEKGRVSARSTSPWRGMIEDARSAAFEELQPGDETRMFYTRKPWKRVIVMFAGPFMNLILAIALFFTVLMGFGIQQQTTTVASVSPCVIAQSEHRDTCKKSDPASPAEAAGIKKRDKIVSFAGKPTKDWNTLSDLIRDSAGKTVPIVVQRDGRQLTLHATIATNQVAKKDSSGQYVEGRYVKAGFLGFSAATGVVHQDFGQSVTWMTDRVGDAVDSLAALPGKIPALWDAAFGNAPRQPDSPVGIVGAARITGDIATLHIPASQQVAMFVMLLAGFNLSLFLFNMLPLLPLDGGHIAGALWEALRRNVARVLRRPDPGPFDVAKLMPVAYVVAGIFVCFTLLVLVADVVNPVKIS, from the coding sequence ATGACGACCTTGATGTTCATCCTCGGCATACTGGTCTTCGCCGTCGGCCTGCTCGTCTCGATCGCCTGGCACGAGCTGGGGCACCTGTCCACGGCCAAGCTGTTCGGCATCCGGGTGCCGCAGTACATGGTCGGCTTCGGCCCGACCGTCTGGTCGCGGAAGAAGGGCGAGACCGAGTACGGCATCAAGGCCATCCCGCTCGGCGGCTACATCCGCATGATCGGCATGTTCCCGCCCGACGAGAAGGGCCGCGTCTCCGCCCGCTCCACCTCACCGTGGCGCGGCATGATCGAGGACGCCCGCTCGGCCGCCTTCGAGGAACTGCAGCCCGGTGACGAGACGCGCATGTTCTACACGCGCAAGCCGTGGAAGCGCGTCATCGTGATGTTCGCGGGCCCCTTCATGAACCTGATCCTCGCGATCGCCCTGTTCTTCACGGTCCTGATGGGCTTCGGCATCCAGCAGCAGACCACCACGGTCGCCTCGGTCTCGCCCTGCGTCATCGCGCAGAGCGAGCACCGTGACACCTGCAAGAAGTCCGACCCGGCGTCCCCCGCCGAGGCCGCCGGCATCAAGAAGCGCGACAAGATCGTCTCGTTCGCCGGCAAACCCACCAAGGACTGGAACACCCTGTCCGACCTGATCCGCGACAGCGCCGGCAAGACCGTCCCGATCGTCGTCCAGCGCGACGGCAGGCAGCTCACCCTGCACGCCACGATCGCCACCAACCAGGTCGCCAAGAAGGACTCCAGCGGCCAGTACGTCGAGGGCAGGTACGTCAAGGCCGGCTTCCTCGGCTTCAGCGCCGCCACCGGCGTCGTCCACCAGGACTTCGGCCAGTCCGTGACCTGGATGACCGACCGGGTCGGCGACGCCGTCGACTCCCTCGCCGCGCTGCCCGGCAAGATCCCGGCCCTGTGGGACGCGGCCTTCGGCAACGCCCCGCGCCAGCCGGACTCCCCGGTCGGCATCGTCGGCGCGGCCCGCATCACCGGCGACATCGCCACCCTCCACATCCCCGCCTCCCAGCAGGTGGCGATGTTCGTGATGCTGCTCGCCGGCTTCAACCTCTCCCTGTTCCTGTTCAACATGCTCCCGCTGCTCCCGCTCGACGGCGGCCACATCGCGGGCGCCCTGTGGGAGGCACTGCGCCGCAACGTGGCCAGGGTCCTGCGGCGCCCGGACCCGGGCCCGTTCGACGTGGCGAAGCTGATGCCGGTGGCGTACGTGGTGGCGGGGATCTTCGTCTGCTTCACCCTTCTCGTCCTGGTGGCGGACGTCGTTAACCCCGTGAAAATCTCCTAG
- a CDS encoding acyl-CoA dehydrogenase family protein, producing MSAPSTPRTTVTEREARQVAEAARQQDWHKPSFAKELFLGRFRLDLIHPHPLPDPDSVSRGEEFLAKLRAFCESTIDGARIEREARIPDEVVAGLKELGALGMKIDPKYGGLGLTQLYYNKALALVGSASPAVGALLSAHQSIGVPQPLKMFGTQEQKDAFLPRCARTDISAFLLTEPDVGSDPARLATTAVPDGDDYVLDGVKLWTTNGVVADLLVVMARVPKSEGHKGGITAFVVEATSEGITVENRNAFMGLRGIENGVTRFHRVRVPAANRIGPEGAGLKIALTTLNTGRLSLPAMCAGAGKWCLKIAREWSAEREQWGKPVALHEAVGSKISFIAATTFALEAVLDLSSQMADEDRNDIRIEAALAKLYGSEMAWKMADELVQIRGGRGYETAESLKARGERAVPAEQMLRDLRINRIFEGSTEIMHLLIAREAVDAHLSVAGDLIDPDKSLSDKARAGANAGVFYAKWLPKLVAGPGQLPTSYGEFKHGIDLSGHLRYVERTARKLARSTFYAMSRWQGRMETKQGFLGRIVDIGAELFAMSAACVRAEWLRGRGDHGREAYQLADAFCRQARIRVDELFDRLWTNTDDLDRKVVKAVLGGAYTWLEEGILDPSGDGPWIADATPGPSARESARRPFGA from the coding sequence ATGTCCGCCCCCTCCACCCCACGCACCACCGTCACCGAGCGCGAGGCCCGTCAGGTGGCGGAGGCCGCCCGGCAGCAGGACTGGCACAAGCCCAGCTTCGCCAAGGAGCTGTTCCTCGGGCGCTTCCGGCTCGACCTCATCCACCCCCACCCGCTCCCGGACCCGGACAGCGTCAGCCGCGGCGAGGAGTTCCTCGCCAAGCTGCGCGCGTTCTGCGAGTCCACCATCGACGGCGCCCGCATCGAGCGCGAGGCCCGCATCCCCGACGAGGTCGTCGCCGGCCTGAAGGAACTCGGCGCCCTCGGGATGAAGATCGACCCCAAGTACGGCGGGCTCGGCCTCACCCAGCTGTACTACAACAAGGCGCTCGCCCTGGTCGGCTCCGCGAGCCCCGCCGTCGGCGCGCTGCTCTCCGCGCACCAGTCGATCGGCGTCCCCCAGCCGCTGAAGATGTTCGGCACCCAGGAGCAGAAGGACGCCTTCCTGCCCCGCTGCGCCCGCACCGACATCTCGGCCTTCCTGCTCACCGAGCCGGACGTCGGCTCCGACCCGGCCCGCCTCGCCACCACCGCCGTGCCCGACGGGGACGACTACGTCCTCGACGGAGTGAAACTGTGGACCACCAACGGGGTGGTCGCCGACCTCCTGGTCGTGATGGCCCGGGTGCCGAAGTCCGAGGGGCACAAGGGCGGCATCACCGCGTTCGTCGTAGAGGCGACCAGCGAGGGCATCACCGTCGAGAACCGCAACGCCTTCATGGGCCTGCGCGGCATCGAGAACGGCGTCACCCGCTTCCACCGGGTCCGCGTGCCGGCCGCCAACCGCATCGGCCCCGAGGGCGCCGGCCTGAAGATCGCGCTCACCACGCTCAACACCGGGCGGCTCTCGCTGCCCGCGATGTGCGCGGGCGCCGGCAAGTGGTGCCTGAAGATCGCCCGCGAGTGGTCGGCGGAGCGCGAGCAGTGGGGCAAGCCGGTCGCGCTCCACGAGGCCGTCGGCTCCAAGATCAGCTTCATCGCGGCCACCACCTTCGCCCTGGAGGCCGTCCTCGACCTGTCCTCGCAGATGGCCGACGAGGACCGCAACGACATCCGCATCGAGGCCGCCCTCGCCAAGCTCTACGGCTCCGAGATGGCCTGGAAGATGGCCGACGAACTGGTCCAGATCCGCGGCGGCCGCGGCTACGAGACCGCCGAGTCCCTCAAGGCGCGCGGCGAGCGCGCGGTCCCGGCCGAGCAGATGCTGCGCGACCTGCGCATCAACCGCATCTTCGAGGGTTCCACCGAGATCATGCACCTGCTGATCGCCCGCGAGGCCGTCGATGCCCACCTCTCGGTCGCCGGTGACCTCATCGACCCCGACAAGTCCCTGTCCGACAAGGCCAGGGCGGGCGCCAACGCGGGCGTCTTCTACGCCAAGTGGCTGCCGAAGCTCGTCGCCGGACCGGGTCAGCTGCCCACGTCGTACGGCGAGTTCAAGCACGGCATCGACCTGTCCGGGCATCTGCGCTATGTCGAGCGCACCGCCCGCAAGCTGGCCCGCTCCACCTTCTACGCCATGTCCCGCTGGCAGGGGAGGATGGAGACCAAACAGGGCTTCCTCGGCCGGATCGTGGACATCGGCGCCGAGCTGTTCGCGATGAGCGCGGCCTGCGTCCGGGCCGAGTGGCTGCGCGGCCGGGGCGACCACGGCCGCGAGGCCTACCAGCTGGCCGACGCCTTCTGCCGGCAGGCCCGCATCCGGGTCGACGAGCTCTTCGACCGTCTGTGGACCAACACCGACGACCTGGACCGCAAGGTGGTCAAGGCCGTCCTCGGCGGGGCCTACACCTGGCTGGAGGAGGGCATCCTCGACCCGTCCGGCGACGGCCCGTGGATCGCCGACGCGACCCCCGGACCGTCCGCCCGGGAGAGCGCGCGCCGCCCCTTCGGGGCCTGA
- a CDS encoding LacI family DNA-binding transcriptional regulator has protein sequence MVTLAEVAQHAGVSASTVSYVLSGKRSISAATRQRVEQSIRELGYHPNAGARALAGKRSDIIALMIPPRTDMHVPVMMEIAIAVAATARTHGYDVLLLTGEEGPDAVRRVTGSGLADAMILMDVELEDERLPLLRRGAAAARGKPGAGGDQPSVLIGLPADTTGLTCVDLDWRATGALCVEHLAGLGHRDIAVIGEAPAVYERHTGFAERTQDGLRSAARRTGVRLLHRPCEGGYDATALTLARILDERPGTTGFVVQNESAVEPLLALLRQQGRAVPEDVSVVAICPDQVAVHASVRLTSVGIPAQEMGRYAVEHLVAKLDGRGSDEVVLIAPELTLRASSGPAPAAP, from the coding sequence ATGGTCACCCTCGCCGAGGTAGCCCAGCACGCCGGAGTCTCGGCGAGCACGGTGAGCTATGTCCTCAGCGGCAAGCGGTCCATCTCCGCGGCCACCCGGCAGCGGGTCGAGCAGAGCATCCGGGAACTGGGCTACCACCCGAACGCCGGCGCCCGCGCCCTCGCCGGGAAACGGTCGGACATCATCGCGCTGATGATCCCGCCGCGCACCGACATGCACGTGCCGGTGATGATGGAGATCGCCATCGCGGTGGCCGCCACGGCCCGTACGCACGGCTACGACGTCCTGCTGCTCACCGGCGAGGAGGGGCCGGACGCGGTGCGCCGGGTGACCGGCAGCGGTCTGGCCGACGCGATGATCCTCATGGACGTCGAACTGGAGGACGAGCGGCTGCCGCTGCTGCGCCGCGGCGCCGCCGCGGCCCGGGGGAAGCCGGGGGCGGGGGGCGACCAGCCCTCGGTGCTCATCGGTCTGCCCGCCGACACCACCGGTCTGACCTGCGTGGACCTGGACTGGAGGGCCACGGGCGCGCTGTGCGTGGAGCATCTGGCGGGGCTCGGTCACCGTGACATCGCTGTCATCGGCGAGGCCCCGGCCGTCTACGAACGCCACACCGGTTTCGCCGAGCGCACCCAGGACGGGCTGCGCTCGGCGGCCCGGCGGACCGGCGTACGGCTGCTGCACCGCCCGTGCGAGGGAGGTTACGACGCGACGGCCCTGACCCTGGCCCGGATCCTCGACGAACGGCCGGGGACGACCGGGTTCGTGGTGCAGAACGAGTCGGCGGTGGAGCCGCTGCTCGCGCTGCTGCGCCAGCAGGGCCGGGCGGTGCCCGAGGACGTGTCCGTGGTGGCGATCTGCCCGGACCAGGTCGCCGTGCACGCCTCGGTGCGGCTGACCTCGGTCGGCATCCCGGCGCAGGAGATGGGCCGGTACGCGGTCGAGCATCTGGTCGCCAAGCTGGACGGGCGCGGCAGCGACGAGGTCGTGCTGATCGCACCCGAGCTGACGCTGCGGGCGAGCTCGGGCCCGGCCCCGGCCGCCCCCTGA
- a CDS encoding aldehyde dehydrogenase family protein, whose product MTSTHAFWLAGRQVTGEDTFDVTSPWDGRLVGTVSVPSDAQVEEAVAAAYAVRDEFAATPAHVRAAALDHVSKRLAERAEEIAQLISAENGKPVKWARGEVGRAVSVFRFAAEEARRFNGGEAQRLDTDAGGQGRLALTRRFPKGVVLGIAPFNFPLNLCAHKVAPAIAVGAPIILKPAPATPLSGLILGELLAETELPAGSWSVLPVPNDRMPALVQDERLPVISFTGSDKVGYAIMDSVPRKHCTLELGGNGAAVVLADYASDEDLDWAATRIATFSNYQGGQSCISVQRVIADASVYDRLLPRIVAAVEAQVTGDPSDPKTDVGPLVSEDAAKRVESWVKEAVEAGATLLTGGDRDGASYAPTVLTDVPAHVTLACEEVFGPVLTVQKVNGEAEAFAAVNDSKYGLQAGVFTHDLQVAFRAHRALEVGGVVIGDVPSYRADQMPYGGAKQSGVGREGVRFAMEDYTYERVLVLTGLAL is encoded by the coding sequence ATGACTTCCACCCACGCCTTCTGGCTCGCCGGCCGCCAGGTCACCGGCGAGGACACCTTCGACGTCACCTCCCCGTGGGACGGCCGGCTCGTCGGCACGGTCAGCGTGCCGTCCGACGCCCAGGTCGAGGAGGCCGTGGCCGCCGCGTACGCGGTGCGGGACGAGTTCGCCGCCACCCCGGCGCACGTGCGCGCCGCCGCCCTGGACCACGTCAGCAAGCGGCTGGCCGAGCGCGCCGAGGAGATCGCCCAGCTGATCTCCGCCGAGAACGGCAAGCCCGTCAAGTGGGCCCGCGGTGAGGTCGGCCGCGCCGTCTCGGTGTTCCGGTTCGCCGCCGAGGAGGCCCGGCGGTTCAACGGCGGCGAGGCCCAGCGCCTCGACACCGACGCCGGCGGCCAGGGCCGGCTGGCCCTCACCCGGCGCTTCCCGAAGGGCGTCGTGCTCGGCATCGCGCCGTTCAACTTCCCGCTGAACCTGTGCGCCCACAAGGTCGCCCCGGCGATCGCCGTCGGCGCGCCGATCATCCTCAAGCCGGCGCCCGCCACCCCGCTGTCCGGCCTGATCCTCGGCGAGCTGCTGGCCGAGACCGAGCTGCCGGCCGGCTCCTGGAGCGTCCTGCCGGTACCGAACGACCGCATGCCCGCCCTGGTCCAGGACGAGCGGCTGCCGGTGATCTCCTTCACCGGCTCCGACAAGGTCGGTTACGCGATCATGGACTCGGTGCCGCGCAAGCACTGCACCCTGGAGCTGGGCGGCAACGGCGCCGCGGTCGTCCTCGCCGACTACGCGAGCGACGAGGACCTGGACTGGGCCGCGACCCGCATCGCGACCTTCTCCAACTACCAGGGCGGCCAGTCCTGCATCTCCGTGCAGCGCGTGATCGCCGACGCCTCGGTGTACGACCGCCTGCTGCCGCGCATCGTCGCCGCCGTCGAGGCCCAGGTCACCGGCGACCCGTCCGACCCCAAGACCGATGTCGGCCCGCTGGTCAGCGAGGACGCCGCCAAGCGCGTGGAGTCCTGGGTGAAGGAGGCCGTCGAGGCCGGCGCCACGCTGCTCACCGGCGGCGACCGCGACGGCGCCTCCTACGCGCCGACCGTCCTCACCGACGTACCGGCGCACGTGACGCTCGCCTGCGAGGAGGTCTTCGGGCCGGTCCTCACCGTGCAGAAGGTGAACGGCGAGGCCGAGGCGTTCGCCGCCGTCAACGACTCCAAGTACGGCCTCCAGGCAGGCGTGTTCACCCACGACCTGCAGGTCGCCTTCCGCGCCCACCGCGCCCTCGAGGTCGGCGGCGTGGTGATCGGCGACGTCCCGTCCTACCGCGCCGACCAGATGCCGTACGGCGGCGCCAAGCAGTCCGGCGTGGGCCGCGAAGGCGTGCGGTTCGCGATGGAGGACTACACCTACGAGCGCGTGCTGGTTCTCACCGGTCTCGCGCTCTGA
- a CDS encoding S53 family peptidase, which yields MHIARTGRGVAASAATAALVAAALAATSQAGATAAAPAGVPHTFAQPAVKGHTLVQGVAGPLSIAQCQAKWHINCYNPLQYRTAYDLNPLYKKGITGKGRTIVIVDSFGSPTVQHDLDVYSKQFGLPSTKVNVVKWGHVPKFDPKNADMTGWAGETTLDVEMAHAVAPGAKIVLVETAVSETEGTTGLPEMMSAEKYLIDHGVGDVVSQSFGATENTFPGFDKGDFSSIKKLRYAFEAAHRKHVTVLASSGDGGATDMKLDGKTYYNKRVNSWPSSDPLVTSIGGTQLHLNDKGQRVKPDSVYNDYGASGGGQSHVFARPGFQDGVQKTVGTRRGTPDISMAAAVDGGAWVYSSYDPSATGWDVSGGTSEASPLFAGIVALADQAAGHRLGTINTALYTLQKQKNPGIVDVKDGTDNSYEGVKGYKAVNGYDMATGVGTLDALRFVPALAKQPVH from the coding sequence ATGCACATAGCCCGTACCGGGCGCGGCGTCGCGGCGTCCGCAGCCACCGCCGCGCTCGTCGCCGCCGCACTGGCGGCTACCTCCCAGGCCGGCGCCACCGCCGCCGCGCCCGCCGGCGTACCGCACACCTTCGCGCAGCCGGCCGTCAAGGGGCACACCCTCGTCCAGGGCGTGGCCGGCCCGCTGTCCATCGCGCAGTGCCAGGCCAAGTGGCACATCAACTGCTACAACCCGCTGCAGTACCGCACCGCGTACGACCTGAACCCGCTGTACAAGAAGGGCATCACGGGCAAGGGCCGTACGATCGTCATAGTGGACTCCTTCGGGTCCCCGACCGTCCAGCACGACCTGGACGTCTACAGCAAGCAGTTCGGACTGCCCAGCACCAAGGTCAACGTGGTCAAGTGGGGCCACGTCCCGAAGTTCGACCCGAAGAACGCGGACATGACCGGCTGGGCCGGCGAGACCACGCTGGACGTCGAGATGGCCCACGCCGTCGCACCCGGCGCGAAGATCGTCCTGGTGGAGACCGCGGTCTCCGAGACCGAGGGCACCACCGGTCTGCCGGAGATGATGTCCGCGGAGAAGTACCTGATCGACCACGGTGTCGGCGACGTCGTCAGCCAGAGCTTCGGCGCCACCGAGAACACCTTCCCGGGCTTCGACAAGGGCGACTTCTCCAGCATCAAGAAGCTGCGCTACGCCTTCGAGGCCGCGCACCGCAAGCACGTGACGGTGCTCGCGTCCTCCGGTGACGGCGGCGCCACCGACATGAAGCTGGACGGCAAGACGTACTACAACAAGCGCGTCAACTCCTGGCCGTCGTCGGACCCGTTGGTCACCTCCATCGGCGGCACCCAGCTGCACCTGAACGACAAGGGCCAGCGGGTCAAGCCGGACAGCGTCTACAACGACTACGGCGCGAGCGGCGGCGGCCAGTCCCACGTCTTCGCCCGCCCCGGCTTCCAGGACGGCGTGCAGAAGACCGTCGGCACCCGCCGCGGCACCCCGGACATCTCGATGGCCGCCGCGGTCGACGGAGGCGCCTGGGTGTACTCCAGCTACGACCCGAGCGCCACCGGCTGGGACGTCTCCGGCGGCACCAGCGAGGCCAGCCCGCTCTTCGCGGGCATCGTCGCCCTCGCCGACCAGGCGGCCGGCCACCGCCTGGGCACCATCAACACCGCCCTGTACACGCTGCAGAAGCAGAAGAACCCGGGCATCGTCGACGTCAAGGACGGCACCGACAACAGCTACGAGGGCGTCAAGGGCTACAAGGCCGTGAACGGCTACGACATGGCGACGGGCGTGGGCACGCTGGACGCCCTGCGCTTCGTCCCGGCCCTGGCCAAGCAGCCCGTCCACTAG
- the dxr gene encoding 1-deoxy-D-xylulose-5-phosphate reductoisomerase, whose protein sequence is MTDSPAHPAPLADPHLVYDPLAADGPKDVVILGSTGSIGTQAIDLVLRNPGRFRVTALSANGGRTALLAEQAHRLRVRTVAVAREDAVPALREALAAAYGPGEPLPEILAGPDAATQVAASACHTVLNGITGSIGLAPTLAALQAGRTLALANKESLIVGGPLVKELAKPGQIIPVDSEHAALFQALAAGTRADVRKLVVTASGGPFRGRTRAELADVTVEDALAHPTWAMGPVITVNSATLVNKGLEVIEAHLLYDIPFDRIEVVVHPQSYVHSMVEFTDGSTIAQATPPDMRGPIAIGLGWPERVPDAAPAFDWSKASTWEFFPLDDEAFPAVNLARHVGRLAGTAPAVFNAANEECVAAFLNGALPFNGIMETVTRVVEEHGTPATGTSLTVSDVLEAETWARARARELTATTATAEARA, encoded by the coding sequence ATGACCGACAGCCCCGCCCATCCGGCACCCCTGGCCGATCCGCACCTCGTCTACGACCCCCTCGCGGCCGACGGCCCCAAGGACGTGGTGATCCTCGGCTCGACCGGGTCCATCGGCACCCAGGCCATCGACCTCGTGCTGCGCAACCCCGGCCGCTTCCGGGTCACCGCCCTGTCCGCGAACGGCGGCCGCACCGCCCTCCTCGCCGAGCAGGCGCACCGGCTGCGGGTGCGCACCGTCGCGGTCGCCCGCGAGGACGCCGTCCCCGCGCTGCGCGAGGCCCTCGCCGCCGCCTACGGCCCCGGCGAGCCGCTCCCCGAGATCCTCGCCGGACCGGACGCGGCCACCCAGGTCGCCGCCTCCGCCTGCCACACCGTGCTGAACGGCATCACCGGGTCCATCGGCCTCGCGCCCACCCTGGCCGCCCTGCAGGCGGGCCGCACCCTCGCGCTCGCCAACAAGGAGTCGCTGATCGTCGGCGGGCCGCTGGTCAAGGAGCTGGCCAAGCCCGGCCAGATCATCCCCGTCGACTCCGAGCACGCGGCGCTCTTCCAGGCGCTGGCCGCGGGGACGCGGGCCGACGTGCGCAAGCTGGTGGTGACGGCCTCCGGCGGCCCCTTCCGCGGCCGGACCAGGGCCGAGCTGGCGGACGTGACCGTCGAGGACGCCCTCGCCCACCCCACCTGGGCGATGGGCCCGGTGATCACGGTCAACTCCGCGACCCTCGTCAACAAGGGCCTGGAGGTCATCGAGGCCCACCTGCTCTACGACATTCCCTTCGACCGCATTGAGGTGGTCGTGCATCCCCAGTCGTATGTCCACTCGATGGTCGAGTTCACCGACGGATCCACGATCGCCCAGGCGACGCCCCCCGACATGCGCGGGCCCATCGCCATCGGTCTGGGCTGGCCCGAACGGGTTCCGGACGCGGCGCCCGCCTTCGACTGGAGCAAGGCCTCCACCTGGGAGTTCTTCCCCCTGGACGACGAGGCCTTCCCGGCGGTGAACCTCGCCCGGCACGTGGGGCGGCTCGCGGGCACGGCCCCGGCGGTGTTCAATGCCGCCAACGAGGAGTGCGTCGCCGCCTTCCTGAACGGCGCGCTGCCCTTCAACGGCATCATGGAGACCGTCACCCGGGTGGTCGAGGAGCACGGCACCCCGGCCACGGGAACTTCCCTCACCGTGTCGGACGTCCTCGAAGCGGAGACCTGGGCCCGCGCCCGGGCCCGTGAACTCACAGCCACGACGGCGACCGCGGAGGCGCGTGCATGA
- a CDS encoding FAD-binding oxidoreductase, which produces MTTIDEAAAGSLREALRGSLITPQDPGYDEARSIYNAMIDRRPAAFAQCVDVADVQTAVSFARDNGVELAVRGGGHSGPGLCLVDDALVLDLSPMGWVRVDPETDTAQVGGGSRIGDLDHATHAVGRAVPAGIVSTTGVGGLTLGGGHGHLTRRYGLTIDSLLAADVVLADGSYVTASPENHPDLFWALRGGGGNFGVVTSFAFRLHPASTVGVGMTLWPLDRIPEVLRWYREFLPGAPESLSGFFAVLTVPPGPPFPEPIHGRKMCGVVWCHTGDPADDRLAKALEPANEPAPPAFHFATPMPYPALQAMFDGLMPEGLQWYWRGDFFDGIPDAAIDVHRTYAENLPTPLSTMHLYPVDGAARQVGADDTAWAYRDAIWSGVVAGIDPDPANAEAIRQWCVDYWTDLHPHSMGGGYVNFMGSAESQDRVRATYRGHYDRLASVKHAYDPDNLFRANQNISPAPGKAI; this is translated from the coding sequence ATGACCACCATCGACGAAGCCGCTGCCGGCAGTCTGCGCGAGGCGCTGCGGGGGTCGTTGATCACACCGCAGGACCCCGGCTATGACGAGGCGCGCAGCATCTACAACGCCATGATCGACCGTCGGCCGGCCGCCTTCGCGCAGTGCGTGGACGTGGCGGACGTGCAAACGGCGGTCTCCTTCGCCCGGGACAACGGCGTCGAGCTGGCGGTGCGCGGCGGCGGCCACAGTGGCCCGGGGCTGTGCCTGGTCGACGACGCGCTCGTACTCGACCTCTCGCCGATGGGCTGGGTCAGGGTGGACCCGGAGACGGACACCGCCCAGGTGGGCGGGGGCAGCCGGATCGGTGACCTCGACCATGCCACACACGCCGTCGGACGTGCCGTTCCGGCCGGGATCGTGTCCACCACGGGCGTCGGCGGCCTCACCCTGGGCGGCGGCCACGGCCACCTGACCCGCAGATACGGCCTGACGATCGACAGCCTGCTCGCGGCCGACGTCGTCCTCGCCGACGGCAGCTATGTCACCGCGTCGCCGGAGAACCATCCCGACCTGTTCTGGGCGCTGCGCGGCGGGGGAGGCAACTTCGGTGTGGTGACGTCGTTCGCCTTCCGGCTGCACCCGGCCTCCACGGTCGGTGTCGGGATGACGCTGTGGCCGCTCGACCGCATCCCCGAGGTGCTGCGCTGGTACCGGGAGTTCCTGCCGGGTGCGCCGGAGAGCCTCAGCGGGTTCTTCGCCGTACTGACCGTGCCGCCCGGCCCGCCCTTCCCGGAGCCGATCCACGGGCGGAAGATGTGCGGGGTCGTGTGGTGCCACACGGGAGACCCGGCCGACGACCGGCTGGCGAAGGCGCTCGAGCCGGCGAACGAACCGGCGCCGCCGGCCTTCCACTTCGCCACCCCGATGCCCTACCCCGCACTCCAGGCCATGTTCGACGGGCTGATGCCCGAAGGTCTGCAGTGGTACTGGCGCGGAGACTTCTTCGACGGCATCCCCGACGCCGCGATCGACGTGCACCGGACGTACGCGGAGAATCTCCCGACCCCCCTGTCGACCATGCACCTGTACCCGGTGGACGGGGCGGCCCGCCAGGTCGGTGCCGACGACACGGCCTGGGCCTACCGTGACGCGATCTGGTCCGGCGTGGTCGCCGGCATCGACCCCGACCCGGCCAACGCCGAGGCGATCCGCCAGTGGTGCGTCGACTACTGGACCGACCTGCACCCGCACTCCATGGGCGGCGGTTACGTCAACTTCATGGGGTCCGCGGAGAGCCAGGACCGGGTCCGGGCCACCTACCGGGGCCACTACGACCGCCTGGCCTCCGTCAAGCACGCGTACGACCCGGACAACCTCTTCCGCGCCAACCAGAACATCTCTCCGGCGCCCGGAAAGGCGATCTGA